The DNA window GCCCGCGTCTGTGCATCACTGGGGCGTGTCTCGGGGGTGAGCAGCGTGCCATACGACTCGCCTGCCCGGATCAGCGCTTCCTTGTGCGCCACCGTGACCAGCCGGGGTGCCGCCGCCCGCAGATGAACACGGACGTCCTGAGGCGGCAGGGTATGAGCGAGGTCGGCAGTCGGTCGAATCGTCGGCATCATTCTCCAGTGGGGATGTGGGCAGGTGGTTCGGCACACAGAGGCGGCAGAGACGAAAGCAGAATCATATATTAACCTTCTCTATACATTTTTCTCAGTGGCGCTTTACCCTGGGCTGCTGCCCGGCAGGAGGTGTCTCAGCGCTGCGGCAACCGGGCTGCTGTGACGCTGCGGAGCAGCTGACCCTGCGGCGGCGTCAGAGCGAAATCGCAGACGTTCAGAAAGGCCACGTCGCTGAGGCTGTCGCCCAGCCCCAGCACGAGGGCAGCACCCGAAAAATACGTCTGGCGCAGGTACGTCACGGCCTGCGCCTTTCCCAGTGAGGCGGGCAGCAGCGAGACATTGTTGGCGTTGGCGATCACCTGAAGCTCTGCGCCGCCCTCCCGCGTCAGCCACTCTTCCCAGTGTACCTGCGCCTCTGCCAGTGCGTCCTGATCGGCGTCGGGGTGCTTCAGCACGGTCATGAAGGGCAGGTCGTGGGCGGCATGCCGGGTCAGGCGGCAGCCGAGCCGCTGCGCGTGAGGCAGGATGTGGGCCGTGCCGTCTTCCAGCGTCTGCCGCAGCGTGTGCAGGTGCCCGCGCACCTGTGCTGTCCACTGCGGCTCCGGCTCGCCCTGGGGCGTCAGGATCGTCAGACCGTGGTCGAGCACGCGCCAGGAGGGGAAGGGTAGCGTCACCCGTCCGAACGCGGCCTGATCGCGCCCCGTGACCGGAATGATGGTGGCCCCGCTGAGGGTCAGATGCTGGATCAGGGCCCACTGTGCGGGCGTGCAGTACGAGTGGGCCTCGCCACGCGTATCGACGGTGGCGGGCTGGAGCGTCTCTCTGTCAGCTCCCGGCAGTTTGCGAAGCGTCTGAAAGAGCGTGTCGTCGAGGTCTGCGAAGGCCACCACCTGCGGCGGCATCATCGCGGGTCCAGCGGCGGGCTGAGCCGGATCGCCTGCGCATGTGGCCCCAGCGCCGCCATCAGCACCGGGTCGGGCGTGCAGTTTCCCTCGAAGGTGACCAGAATGCGGGTATACCGGGCGGGATCGACGTTGTACAGGTAGTTGGGAATGCCGTCGCCCACGCTGTCGGTAAAGCTCAGGTGCTGCGCGATGCCCAGCCCGGGCAGCACCGGACTGCGGGTGGTGGCGCTGAAGTGGCAGGCGGCGGCAAGCGGCGCGAGGCTCTGGGCCAGGAGGAAGGCTGGATACTGAAATTCGCCGCTGCCCAGCACCAGCACCCGGTCTTCGGGCGTCAGGTCGAGGCCCAGTTCGCCGGGAGTGGGAACCTCGCTGGGCTGGCCGTAGCGGGGGCTGAGGGCGGGCAACAGCGCCGCTTTGTTGGCTCCGTTTCCGACGACGCTGGGCAGTGCGGCAGGCGTCCAGCCGGGGTCGGGCGTGAAGGTATAGGTGCCCCGGCTCAGACTCACGAAGTCGAGCGGGAGGCCCAGCGCCGCAGCCAGTTCCTGCCGCCGTCCACACCAGTCGGTCAGGCTGACCAGGACCACCCGACGCACGTGTGGGTGCAGATCGGTCCAGGCGCGGGTCAGATGTTCGAGCGTGGTGCCCGTCGAGAGTTCGTCGTCGATCAGCACCAGTTCTTCGGCGCGGCGGGCAGTCTCGCCAGGATCGTAGAGCAGGTGGGCCGGGGCGTGCGAGTGAGGCTCGTCAAAGCGCAGCAGCACGCTGCGGCCCGTGACGGCGTAGCGCGTGGTGTGCTGAAAGGTGCCGCGCTCGGTGCGCTGCTGCGCCTGCCATGCCCGGAAGACCCCCTCTCCGAGTGCGGTGGCAGTCTCGGCCAGCCCGATGAAATGGGGAGCATGCAGCGTGGGCAGGGCCGCCGCCAGATCGTGATAGCTGCGGGCCGCCACATCCGGCGAAACTGGAATGTGTTTGCCCAGCACCCGGCTGACGAACAGGAAACCCCGGCGCGGATTGCGGCGCACCGCGTAGGTCAGCAGGTCGTCCAGCGGAGCGCTGGCTTGGTCGAGCGTCAGATGGAGCGTTCCGCTGGGAAGGCAGACGTCGAGGGCGGCAGGGGCAGGGGGGCTGGGCATGAGGTCTGTCCAGCTTACGAGGGGAACGCGCCGAACGTTCCGCCCCGCTCAGGCGGCCCTCAGCCGACGCCGACCGGGGCAGTGGCCGGAGCGGTTCTGCGGGCGACCTCGGCGCGGACCACCGGGGCGACCTCGGTGCCCAGCAGCTCGATACTTTTCATGATCTGGGCGTGTGGCAGCGTGCCCACGCTCGTCTGAAGCAGAAAGCGCTGGTGTCCGAACAGTTCGTGCTGAAACAGGATCTTTTCGCTCACCTGCTGCGGGTCGCCCACGAACGACGCGCCGCGCAGACTGCGGTCGCCCTCGAAATGGGCGCGGGTCAGCGGAGGCCAGCCGCGCTCGCGTCCCAGTTTGTTCATCACGGCGGCGTGGGCCGGGTACGCTTCGTCAGCGGCCTGCTGACTGGTGCGGGCAAGATAGCCGTGCGAGTTGATACCCAGCGGCAGGAGGGCCGGGTCGTGCCCGGCGGCCCGCGCAGCGTCGCGGTAGACGCGCACGAACGGCTGGAAGCGCTCGGGCATTCCGCCGATGATCGCCAGGGCCATCGGCAGGCCCATCTCGCCTGCCCGCTGCGCCGATGCCGGGGTTCCGCCCACGCCCAGCCACACCGGAATGCTCGGCTGCACCGGGCGCGGATACACGCCCACATCATTCAGGGGAGCGCGGTAACGGCCCTTCCAGCTGAGGTGTTCGCTCTCCTGAAGCTTGAGCAGCAGGTCGAGTTTCTCGGAGAACAGTTCGTCGTAGTCCTGCGGGTGACCGCCGATGAACAGCGGAAACGACTCGATAAACGAGCCGCGCCCCGCCATGATCTCGGCCCGGCCCCCGGAGATCAGGTCGAGCGTGCTGAACGCCTGATACACCCGCACCGGGTCTTCGGTGCCCAGCACGGTGACGGCGCTGGTCAGCCGGATGTTCCGGGTGCGCGAAGCGGCGGCGGCGAGCACCATCGCCGGATTCGAGATCACGAAATCGGGACGGTGATGCTCGCCCACACCGTACACGTCCAGCCCCACCTGATCGGCCAGTTCGATTTCCTCCAGCAGATCGCGCACGCGCTGCTGAGGGCTAACCGTCAGGCCGGTGGCAGCGTCGGCGGTGCGCTCTCCGAAGGAATAGATGCCGAGCTGGAAGGGAGACGGCGCAGCAGGAGGAAGAGGAGTCTGGGTCATATCTATATTTTATAATATAAATCAGTAGAGAATGTAAATCATCTATCTAAACCAGGAAAAGGCCCCGCCCGGCAGGGGAGGGGCCAGACGACAGAGCCGCGTGGCTCAGGCCGTTGCGGCGACGTTGATCTCTCTTGCCAACATGGTCAGCTTCTGATCGGTCGCCTTTTCCTCGTTCTCGGAGGTTTCGAGCAGCGCAGCCTGTTGTCCGTAGCCCAGCACCGACGCGTAGGTCTTGACGGTACCGTAAGCGGCGATCTCATAGTGCTCGACCCGCTGTCCGGCGGCGATCAGACCCGCGTCCTTGACGGCTGGGACGGCCTTTTCCTTGATCATCTCACTGCCTTCCTCGACCAGACCCTGCATGGCCTTGCAGGTCTGTCCACCCGGCTGCTCACCCAGTTCGCTCAGGATGCTCGCCAGCCGCTCTGCGTGTGTGCGGGTCTGTGCGAGGTGATCGAGAAAGCCCTGCTTGAGTTCGGGCGTGGCAGCTGCGTCTGCCATCTTGGGCAACGCCTCCACGAGCTGTGTTTCGGCAGAGTAGATATCCTGAAGCTGCTCGATGTAAAGGTCTTTGAGGTCTTTCATTTCCATTCCCAGCGATTGATTTACCATGGTCATCCCTCCCTGAAGAGAACGTTGATTGACTGCCTTCAGCGTCAGTTTGAATCACAGATTCTCGGGTCTGATTGGGAGGATGTGAATGTGAATTTAACTCCGATTGGCTGGAACTTTAGGCGAACACAGAGCAGACTTCATGCCGACAGGACCGGGCATCGCCGCGTTGCCGGGCAGAAAGCGGTTCCCGGTCTTGAACCGACCATCATGAACTCGCATGAGCGCGGGCACCGAGGAGGGTCTGCCGTTCACCTCATGGCCCTGGCAATGTAATCCCACATCGCCTGCATTTCGGGTGTCATGCGGTCCTGATAGGCGTCGCTCAGGGTGCGCTCGATATCCGGGCGGCCTCCGCTGAATTCCTGGACCAGGGTGCGCCAGCGCAGGCCCAGCGCTCTGACGGCGGGGTCTTTCGGATCGGTGCCGCGCTCCATCTCCGTCAGAACTTCGGCCATCAGTTCGGGCCAGGCGTTCTGCACCTCCTCAATGCGGGTCTGTCCCAGCGTCTCGGCCTGTCGCGCCAGATAGGTCTTCTGCTCGGCGTCGAAGCGGCTCTGGTCGTCGTCACCCACGCTGCGGGCGACATCCAGAATGCTGGCGACTCTTTCCCTGATCTTCTCGCTCATACGAATCACCTCCAGGAGTTCGGACGCGCTCACGATCTGCCTGCTCGCCACCATTCTGAGACGCTGCAACAGCCGCTGCTGCGCCTGCACCTGCCGCTCGACCTGCTGGATGTGGCGGTGCAAAATCACTCCGGAATCGCAGGCCGGGTCATTCAGCATCACGCGGATATCGTCCAGGCGCAGCCCCAGGCTCTTCAGCCCCTGCACCTGAAGCAGGCGCGTGAGGTCGGCGGGCGAGTAGAGCCGGTGGCCCCGCTCGGTGCGTTCGCTCGGAGACAGCAGGCCAAGCTCGTCGTAGTGGCGCAGCGTCCGAATGCTCAGCCCGGTTTTTCTGGCGAGTTCACCGATCTTGAGACGCATTTTTCCTCCTGGCGTTCACTGTAGAACCTGCCGTAACGTGAGGATCAAGAGGTCAGGAGCGCCGCGCCGCCTCAATCAGAGCAGCCGATGAAGACAAACCGGACATGGCTTCATGGCGCGGGTTGTACGATTCTGTGTGGGCATCTGATCGGCAGATACAGGCAGACTTTCACGCTGGTCCGGACGCGCACGCGACGATTCGGACAAAGGACGGGCACAACATGAACAAACTCGAACAGCTCAAGAGCATGTCGATTGTGGTGGCAGATACCGGCGACATCGACGCCATCAAGAAGTACCAGCCCCGCGACTGCACCACCAATCCCTCGCTGATCCTGAAGGCGGCCCAGCTGCCCGGCTACGAGCACCTGCTGACCGAGGCCAAAGGCTGGGTCGCGGGCGGCGAAACGCTCGACGACATCATCGACAAGCTGACTGTGCGAATCGGCACCGAGCTGACGCGCATCGTGCCCGGCGACGTTTCGACGGAAGTCGATGCCCGCCTCGCCTTCGACAAGGAAGCCTCGCTGGCCCGCGCCCGCCGCCTGATCGAACTGTACGAAGAGAACGGCGTGAGTCGCCGCCGCATCCTGATCAAGCTGGCCGCCACCTGGGAGGGGATCCAGGCCGCGCACATCCTGGAGCAGGAAGGCATTCGCTGCAACCTGACGCTGGTGTTCGGGCTGGAACAGGCCATCGCCTGCGCCCAGGCGGGTGTGTTCCTGATCTCGCCCTTCGTGGGCCGCATCACCGACTGGTACAAGAAGACGACCGGCACCAAGGATTACCCCATCGACGAGGATCCCGGCGTGGCGTCGGTGCGGACCATCTACGCGCACTTCAAGGAGCACGGCTACAAGACGGTGGTGATGGGCGCGTCGTTCCGCAGCGCCGCTCAGGTCGAGGCGCTGGCAGGCTGTGACCGCCTCACCGTCAGTCCGCAGCTGCTGGGCGAACTGGCCGACGACGAGGGCACGCTGGAGCGCCAGCTCACGCCCAGCGAGGGCAGCACCCGCGAGGCCACCATCTCGGAGGCCGATTACCGCTGGAGTCTGGCCGACAATGCCATGGCAGGCGAGAAACTGAACGAGGGCATCCGTCAGTTCCATCAGGACACCGAGAAACTGCGGACTCTGCTCA is part of the Deinococcus sp. KNUC1210 genome and encodes:
- a CDS encoding phosphoribosyltransferase domain-containing protein, which encodes MPSPPAPAALDVCLPSGTLHLTLDQASAPLDDLLTYAVRRNPRRGFLFVSRVLGKHIPVSPDVAARSYHDLAAALPTLHAPHFIGLAETATALGEGVFRAWQAQQRTERGTFQHTTRYAVTGRSVLLRFDEPHSHAPAHLLYDPGETARRAEELVLIDDELSTGTTLEHLTRAWTDLHPHVRRVVLVSLTDWCGRRQELAAALGLPLDFVSLSRGTYTFTPDPGWTPAALPSVVGNGANKAALLPALSPRYGQPSEVPTPGELGLDLTPEDRVLVLGSGEFQYPAFLLAQSLAPLAAACHFSATTRSPVLPGLGIAQHLSFTDSVGDGIPNYLYNVDPARYTRILVTFEGNCTPDPVLMAALGPHAQAIRLSPPLDPR
- a CDS encoding ferritin-like domain-containing protein; its protein translation is MVNQSLGMEMKDLKDLYIEQLQDIYSAETQLVEALPKMADAAATPELKQGFLDHLAQTRTHAERLASILSELGEQPGGQTCKAMQGLVEEGSEMIKEKAVPAVKDAGLIAAGQRVEHYEIAAYGTVKTYASVLGYGQQAALLETSENEEKATDQKLTMLAREINVAATA
- a CDS encoding MerR family transcriptional regulator is translated as MRLKIGELARKTGLSIRTLRHYDELGLLSPSERTERGHRLYSPADLTRLLQVQGLKSLGLRLDDIRVMLNDPACDSGVILHRHIQQVERQVQAQQRLLQRLRMVASRQIVSASELLEVIRMSEKIRERVASILDVARSVGDDDQSRFDAEQKTYLARQAETLGQTRIEEVQNAWPELMAEVLTEMERGTDPKDPAVRALGLRWRTLVQEFSGGRPDIERTLSDAYQDRMTPEMQAMWDYIARAMR
- the tal gene encoding transaldolase; this translates as MNKLEQLKSMSIVVADTGDIDAIKKYQPRDCTTNPSLILKAAQLPGYEHLLTEAKGWVAGGETLDDIIDKLTVRIGTELTRIVPGDVSTEVDARLAFDKEASLARARRLIELYEENGVSRRRILIKLAATWEGIQAAHILEQEGIRCNLTLVFGLEQAIACAQAGVFLISPFVGRITDWYKKTTGTKDYPIDEDPGVASVRTIYAHFKEHGYKTVVMGASFRSAAQVEALAGCDRLTVSPQLLGELADDEGTLERQLTPSEGSTREATISEADYRWSLADNAMAGEKLNEGIRQFHQDTEKLRTLLSAE
- a CDS encoding LLM class flavin-dependent oxidoreductase — protein: MTQTPLPPAAPSPFQLGIYSFGERTADAATGLTVSPQQRVRDLLEEIELADQVGLDVYGVGEHHRPDFVISNPAMVLAAAASRTRNIRLTSAVTVLGTEDPVRVYQAFSTLDLISGGRAEIMAGRGSFIESFPLFIGGHPQDYDELFSEKLDLLLKLQESEHLSWKGRYRAPLNDVGVYPRPVQPSIPVWLGVGGTPASAQRAGEMGLPMALAIIGGMPERFQPFVRVYRDAARAAGHDPALLPLGINSHGYLARTSQQAADEAYPAHAAVMNKLGRERGWPPLTRAHFEGDRSLRGASFVGDPQQVSEKILFQHELFGHQRFLLQTSVGTLPHAQIMKSIELLGTEVAPVVRAEVARRTAPATAPVGVG